The DNA segment CAGCGACGAGTCCGGCACCACCGACAACTTCCAGCGATACCTTCAGGCCGCCTCCAACGGCGCATGGGACAAGGGCACCGGCAAGGCGTTCAAAGGCGGTGTCGGCGAAGGGGCCAAGGGCAACGACGGCACGTCGGCGGCCATCAAGAACACCGAAGGGTCGATCACCTACAACGAGTGGTCGTTCGCCCAGGCGCAGCGGCTGAACATGGCCAACATCGTCACGTCGGCCGGCCCGGAGGCGGTGGCGATCGGCACCGAGTCGGTGGGAAAAACCATTGCCGGGGCCACGATCACCGGACAGGGTAATGACCTGGTGATCGACACGGACTCGTTCTATCGGCCGACGCAGCCCGGCTCCTACCCGATCGTGTTGCCCACCTATGAGGTCGTCTGCTCGAAGTATCCAGACGCCCAGGTCGGCACCGCCGTGAAGGCCTTCCTGCAAAGCACTATCGGCGCCGGTCAGAATGGCTTGGCGGAGAACGGCTATATCCCCATCCCGGACTCGTTCAAGTCGAGATTGTCGACCGCGGTCAACGCCATCTCCTGATCCGGGGTCTCCGAGGTCGACGTGGTCACCGAACCGCTGGCAAAATCTGCGCTAGTGGCGGTCGACGCGCGCGCGTCGCGGCGGGCGGACCGGCTGTTCAAGTGGGCCGCGTCCGCCGCCGGCTCGACGATCGTGATCGCGATCGTGCTGATCGCGATATTCCTGTTGATCCGCGCCATCCCGTCACTGCGCGCCAACCATGCGAATTTCTTCACCAGCGCCGAATTCAACACCGCCGACGACGAGAAGCTGGCGTTTGGTATCCGCGACCTGTTCATGGTCACGGCGCTGAGTTCGATCACCGCCTTGGTGTTGGCCGTGCCGGTTGCCGTCGGGATCGCGGTGTTTCTCACCCAGTATGCGCCAAGAAGACTGTCCCGGCCGTTCGGTGCGATGGTCGATCTGCTGGCCGCGGTGCCGTCGATCATCTTCGGGCTGTGGGGAATCTTCGTGCTGGCGCCGAAGATTGAGCCGCTCGCGCGGTTTCTCAACCGCAACCTGAATTGGTTGTTCCTGTTCAAGCAGGGCAACGTGTCACTGGAAGGCGGGGGAACGATCTTCACCGCCGGGATCGTGCTCGCGGTGATGATCCTGCCGATCGTGACGTCGGTATCCCGAGAAGTGTTCCGACAGACGCCGCTGATCCAGATCGAGGCCGCGCAGGCGCTGGGCGCGACAAAATGGGAGGTGGTGCGGATGACCGTGCTGCCGTTCGGTCGTAGTGGTGTCATCGCGGCGTCGATGCTGGGCCTGGGCCGCGCACTGGGTGAAACGGTGGCGGTGCTGATCATCCTGCGGTCGGCCGCCCGCCCGGGAAACTGGTCGCTGTTCGACGGCGGTTACACGTTTGCCTCCAAGATCGCTTCGGCGGCTTCCGAGTTCAGCGAGCCGTTGCCGACCGGCGCCTACATCTCAGCGGGATTTGCCCTGTTCATCCTGACGTTCGTGGTCAACGCGATCGCCCGCTCGATCGCTGGCGGGAAGGTCAACGGATGACCGCCGACGCGCTTGACATGCCGGTCAAAGCGGAGGTGTTCCGCCCGTTAAGCCTTTGGCGCCGAATCAAAAACGACGTCGCGACGACGCTGTTCTTCACCTCGTTCGCCATTGCGTTGGTACCGCTGGTGTGGCTGCTGTGGGTGGTGATCGCGCGAGGCTGGTATGCCGTCACCCGGTCGCAATGGTGGACCCTTTCGCTGCGCGGCGTGCTGCCCGAGGAGTTCGCCGGCGGCGTCTACCACGCCCTGTACGGGACGGTGGTGCAAGCCGGGGTGGCGGCCCTGCTGGCCGTGCCGCTGGGCTTGATGACCGCGGTGTATCTGGTGGAATACGGCACCGGCCCAATGGCCCGGGTGACCACGTTTATGGTCGATGTGCTCGCCGGGGTGCCGTCGATCGTGGCGGCGCTGTTCGTCTTCAGCCTGTGGATCGCCACCCTGGGGTTTCAGCAGAGCGCCTTTGCCGTGTCGCTGGCGTTGGTGCTGCTGATGTTGCCGGTGGTGGTGCGGTCCGCCGAGGAAATGCTTCGGCTGGTGCCCGACGAACTCCGAGAAGCCAGCTACGCGTTGGGCGTTCCGAAATGGAAGACGGTGGTGCGGATCGTTGTCCCCATAGCGATGCCGGGCATCGTGTCCGGCGTGTTGTTGTCGATCGCGCGGGTCATCGGCGAAACCGCGCCGGTGTTGGTGTTGGTCGGGTACAGCCGCTCGATTAACCTCGACATCTTCAACGGCAACATGGCGTCGCTGCCGCTGCTGATCTACACCGAACTCACCAACCCCGAACACGCCGGCTTCCTGCGCATCTGGGGTGCGGCGCTGACCCTGATCATCATCGTGGCCGTGATCAATCTGCTCGCCGCGGCGGTTCGCTTTGCGGCCGCCCGGTGGCGCTGAGCCGTCGGCGACCCGGCCGGGCGGCTCGGCCGGTCAGCGTTGCGCGAGCTTGAGCACCCGGCCATTGCCGCGGTCGGCGACGTAGACGTTCCCCTTCGTGTCGACGGCCACCGACAGCGGCGTGTTGAGCCCGGTGAACGGCAGCTCGATCGGGGCGGACGCCCCGGGCGCCAACTTCACCACCTTGTTGTCGTCGTGTTCGGTGACGTAGATGTTGCCGGCGCCGTCCACCGCGATCCCCCACGGGGCGGCGAGGCCGGCGAACGGCAGCACCGTTTGGTTGTTGGTTCCCGCGTCCAGCCTGAGCACCCTGTTGTTGTCGGTGTCGGTGACATAGACGTTGCCGTCGGCGTCGACGGCCACCCCGTCGGGATTCTTCAGGCCGTTGAACGGCAGCACGGTTTGGGTGCTCGCGCCGGCCTCCACCTTCACCACCCGGTTGTTGCCCCGGTCGGCGACATACACGTTGCCCTGGGTGTCCACCGCTATGCCCTCGGGGTAGTTGAGGCCCTGAAACGGCAGCTCCACTTGATTGTTCGAACCGGCGGCCAGCGCCACCACCCGGTTGTTGAAGTCGGTGACGTAGATCTTGCCGGAGCTGTCGACCGCCACCCCCTGTGGCTCGTAGAGCCCGGTGAACGGCTTCACGGTCGGTGTGCTGGATCCCGGGGCCAACGCCACCACTCGGCCGTACATCGTTTGATTGGTGATGTAGACCGTGCCGGCATCGTTCACGGCCACCGCGCCGGGTGACAGGCGGAAGTTGAGGCCGTTGAATGGCAGCACGATTTGTCCCGATGCCTGCGTGTCGGAGCCCTTGGGCCGGGTCATCACGAAGGCGGTGATTCCGGCGACGGTGAGAAGGACGACCGCGGCGACGGCGCCGACGATCCATAACGTCCGCCTGTTGCGGGGCGGGCCAATCGGATGGGGCTGGGACGGTTGACCGAAACTCGGCGGGCCCGGTGAGCCGACCGAGGTCGGGATCCCAGGCTGGCTGGGCCAGCCGCCGGGGACGGCGACGGGGGCGGCCTGTGTCCACTGGTCGGATGTGCCCGGGGTGGACCGCCATCCGCCGTTGCTGGCCGGCACGGGCCGAGCCATGGTGTCGTCGTCGGTGCGATAGTGCCGTGACGGCATGGCGGCCGGCGGAGTCTGCTGGGTCAGCGGTTGGGGACCCGAGCCGGTGTAGTTGGTCCACCCGCCAGCAAGACCCGAACCGACGGCCGGGGCCATCAGGGTGGCATTGTCGCCCTGCCGCAAGATGGTGGCTTCTTGGCGCTGCTCGGGCATGCTGAGCGCATCGTGGGCGGCCAGGGCCAGGTCGCCGGCGCTGATATAGCGGTCGGACGGGTTCTTGGCCATGCCTTTGGCGATGACCTGATCCAACGCCGTCGGAACCCGACCGGGCCGAAGCACGCTGGGTCGCGGGGCGGGTTCCGTCAGGTGCGCGGCGATCAACCGTTCGACGCTGTCGGCGCGATACGGCGGTGTCCCGGTCAGACACTCGCCCAGGACGCAGGCCAGCGCATAGATATCGGCGCGGTAGGTGACCTCGTCGTCGGTGAACCGTTCCGGAGCCATGTAGTTGTAGGTGCCCACGGCCATCCCCCTTTGGGTCAGCCCCGGGTCGGCGGCGCCACGGGCGATGCCGAAGTCCATCAGGTAGGCAAAGTCGTTGTTGGCGACGAGGATGTTTTCCGGCTTGACGTCGCGGTGGGTAATGCCGTTCGCGTGCGCGGCGTCGAGTGCCGCGGCGACCTGGCGCACGATGGCGACCGTGCGCGCCGGGGACAGCGGACCGTACTGCGTCAGCATCGAGCGCAACGAGATGCCGTCGATGAGGCGCATCTCCACGTAGAACTGCCCGTCGATGTCGCCGTAGTCGTGGATCGGCACGACGTGCGGCTCGGTCAGCCGTCCGGCGATGTCGGCCTCGCGGCGCATTCGCTCCCGAAACGTCGGGTTGTCGGAGTATTGCGTCGAGATCAGTTTCAGCGCCACCACCCGGTGCTTGCGGGTGTCCTCGGCCTCATAAACCTCGCCCATCCCGCCGCGGCCAATCAGGCGCACCAGGTGGTAGGGCCCAAAGCGGGAACCCACCCGCGAACCGGGCCCGATGTCGCTCACCACCGACGCTCCCTTCGCCCGGCCACCCGATGCCGCCGGCCGGAACCGGCCCCGGCCGCCTTCGCCCGGGAGCCAGCAGCGCCGCCGTCTGAACGGATCGTTAAGTAACGGTAAATCCTCAAAGAGCCGACATACAACAACATCGCGTCACTCACAGCAAATTCTGAATTAAAACGCCCGCGCCGCCGGGGCAGGCCTTTGCGCCGGTTTCCCGCGGGCCGCCTCGGCGGCATCTTGTACAAGCCAAAGTCGCTTGGGCCCTCCGGCATTCGGCGACGTTACGGAACCGCTAGCCCCGCAACGAGTTCCGTCCGCACCTCTGGGTCCGAGGCCCACTTGATGGCCGCGGCTATGGTGGCGCTCACTCACTGAATGGCATTCACCACCGGGATCAATTTCGCTTGGAACGCAGCGGGCAGCGGAATGTAGCCGTACTCGTCCAGGCCAATCTGGCCGTCACCAATTGTGGCCTGCATGAACGCTTTTACCGCTGTGCCGGTGGGGGCGTCCGGATATTTCGAGCAGACGATCTCGTAGGTCACCAAGACGATCGGATAGGCACCGGCCTGCGTCGGCCGATAGAACGACGACGTGTCCACCACCATGTCGTTGCCCTCGCCCTTGAACGTGGCCCCGGCGATCGTCCTACCGACGGTTTCGGCGGTGATCGACACCGGGGTGGGGCCCGCCGATGTCACGATCTGGGCCATGCTCAGCTGGTGGCCCACGGCAAACGACCATTCGTTGTAGGTGATCGAGCCGTTGGTGCGCTTCATGGCCTGCGAGGTGCCGTCATTTCCGATGGCCGCTTCGCCGACACCTCCGTTGAACGTCTGGCCGGCGCCTTTACCCCAGGCTCCGTTGGATGCG comes from the Mycobacterium shinjukuense genome and includes:
- the pstS gene encoding phosphate ABC transporter substrate-binding protein PstS, giving the protein MKLNRFGAALGALAAGALVLSACGSDNTASGGSRSGHSDVSCGGKKVLKASGSTAQANAMTRFVKAFEEACPGQTLNYTGNGSGAGISEFNGNQTDFGGTDVPLSKDEAAAAQQRCGGSPAWNLPVVFGPIAVTYNIGGVSSLNLDGPTLAKIFSGVVTNWDDPSIQALNAGGKLPAGPIHVVFRSDESGTTDNFQRYLQAASNGAWDKGTGKAFKGGVGEGAKGNDGTSAAIKNTEGSITYNEWSFAQAQRLNMANIVTSAGPEAVAIGTESVGKTIAGATITGQGNDLVIDTDSFYRPTQPGSYPIVLPTYEVVCSKYPDAQVGTAVKAFLQSTIGAGQNGLAENGYIPIPDSFKSRLSTAVNAIS
- the pstC gene encoding phosphate ABC transporter permease subunit PstC, coding for MVTEPLAKSALVAVDARASRRADRLFKWAASAAGSTIVIAIVLIAIFLLIRAIPSLRANHANFFTSAEFNTADDEKLAFGIRDLFMVTALSSITALVLAVPVAVGIAVFLTQYAPRRLSRPFGAMVDLLAAVPSIIFGLWGIFVLAPKIEPLARFLNRNLNWLFLFKQGNVSLEGGGTIFTAGIVLAVMILPIVTSVSREVFRQTPLIQIEAAQALGATKWEVVRMTVLPFGRSGVIAASMLGLGRALGETVAVLIILRSAARPGNWSLFDGGYTFASKIASAASEFSEPLPTGAYISAGFALFILTFVVNAIARSIAGGKVNG
- the pstA gene encoding phosphate ABC transporter permease PstA; translation: MTADALDMPVKAEVFRPLSLWRRIKNDVATTLFFTSFAIALVPLVWLLWVVIARGWYAVTRSQWWTLSLRGVLPEEFAGGVYHALYGTVVQAGVAALLAVPLGLMTAVYLVEYGTGPMARVTTFMVDVLAGVPSIVAALFVFSLWIATLGFQQSAFAVSLALVLLMLPVVVRSAEEMLRLVPDELREASYALGVPKWKTVVRIVVPIAMPGIVSGVLLSIARVIGETAPVLVLVGYSRSINLDIFNGNMASLPLLIYTELTNPEHAGFLRIWGAALTLIIIVAVINLLAAAVRFAAARWR
- a CDS encoding serine/threonine-protein kinase PknD, producing the protein MSDIGPGSRVGSRFGPYHLVRLIGRGGMGEVYEAEDTRKHRVVALKLISTQYSDNPTFRERMRREADIAGRLTEPHVVPIHDYGDIDGQFYVEMRLIDGISLRSMLTQYGPLSPARTVAIVRQVAAALDAAHANGITHRDVKPENILVANNDFAYLMDFGIARGAADPGLTQRGMAVGTYNYMAPERFTDDEVTYRADIYALACVLGECLTGTPPYRADSVERLIAAHLTEPAPRPSVLRPGRVPTALDQVIAKGMAKNPSDRYISAGDLALAAHDALSMPEQRQEATILRQGDNATLMAPAVGSGLAGGWTNYTGSGPQPLTQQTPPAAMPSRHYRTDDDTMARPVPASNGGWRSTPGTSDQWTQAAPVAVPGGWPSQPGIPTSVGSPGPPSFGQPSQPHPIGPPRNRRTLWIVGAVAAVVLLTVAGITAFVMTRPKGSDTQASGQIVLPFNGLNFRLSPGAVAVNDAGTVYITNQTMYGRVVALAPGSSTPTVKPFTGLYEPQGVAVDSSGKIYVTDFNNRVVALAAGSNNQVELPFQGLNYPEGIAVDTQGNVYVADRGNNRVVKVEAGASTQTVLPFNGLKNPDGVAVDADGNVYVTDTDNNRVLRLDAGTNNQTVLPFAGLAAPWGIAVDGAGNIYVTEHDDNKVVKLAPGASAPIELPFTGLNTPLSVAVDTKGNVYVADRGNGRVLKLAQR